From the genome of Populus trichocarpa isolate Nisqually-1 chromosome 15, P.trichocarpa_v4.1, whole genome shotgun sequence, one region includes:
- the LOC7454467 gene encoding protein DETOXIFICATION 49 → MCQLNSSPLSCKCNQDFPFLVSIKDQEPNMFTPLLIPKSPTCKPQKERRQETQIPNQTDLSLFLREAISIANIAFPMMLTGLLLYPRSMISMLFLGRLGELALAGGSLAVGFANITGYSILSGLAVGMEPICGQAFGAQKHHLLGQTLQRTILLLIVASLPISFLWLNMKSILLFCGQDESIATEAQLFLIYSIPDLLAQSFLHPLRIYLRTQSITLPLTFCATLAIILHIPINYFLVTHLNLGTKGVALSGVWTNFILVGSLIIYILVSGVHKKTWGGFSVECFKEWKTLLNLAIPSCISVCLEWWWYEIMILLCGLLVNPKATVASMGILIQTTALIYIFPSSLSFSVSTRVGNQLGANQPKKAKFAAIAGLSFSFIFGFSALSFAVMVRKVWASMFTQDKEIIALTSLVLPIIGLCELGNCPQTTGCGVLRGTARPKVGANINLGCFYLVGMPVAVWLGFFTRFDFEGLWLGLLAAQGSCAVTMLFVLGRTDWEHEAQRAKELTNALVLVANVDDSLEVEEKKPPKAEIKEDSLHLFGDRQLDNLYKPLPV, encoded by the coding sequence ATGTGCCAGCTGAACTCGTCTCCTCTATCCTGCAAATGCAATCAGGACTTCCCTTTCCTTGTCTCCATCAAAGACCAAGAGCCCAACATGTTCACCCCATTATTGATCCCTAAAAGCCCAACATGTAAACCACAAAAAGAACGACGACAAGAAACCCAGATACCAAACCAGACCGACCTCTCCCTTTTTCTCAGAGAAGCAATATCCATAGCCAATATAGCTTTCCCCATGATGCTAACCGGTCTTTTGCTCTATCCACGCTCAATGATCTCCATGCTCTTCCTCGGCCGCCTTGGCGAGCTAGCCTTAGCTGGTGGGTCTCTTGCTGTTGGGTTCGCTAATATAACTGGTTACTCTATCCTCTCTGGCCTGGCTGTGGGAATGGAACCGATTTGTGGTCAAGCTTTCGGGGCTCAAAAACACCACCTCCTAGGCCAAACTTTGCAGAGAACAATACTCTTGCTCATTGTTGCTTCACTgcctatttcttttctttggctAAACATGAAAAGCATCCTTCTTTTTTGTGGCCAAGATGAGTCAATAGCCACAGAAGCACAGTTATTTCTTATTTACTCTATTCCTGACCTTTTAGCTCAATCTTTTTTGCATCCATTGAGAATCTATCTTAGGACTCAATCAATAACCTTACCTCTTACATTTTGCGCCACTCTAGCTATTATTCTACACATTCCTATCAACTATTTTCTCGTTACACACCTCAATTTAGGGACTAAAGGTGTTGCTCTTAGTGGGGTGTGGACTAACTTCATTCTTGTAGGTTCTTTGATAATTTATATCCTTGTTTCTGGTGTCCACAAGAAGACATGGGGAGGGTTTTCGGTGGAGTGTTTCAAAGAGTGGAAAACTCTCTTGAATTTGGCCATTCCAAGCTGCATCTCAGTGTGTCTTGAATGGTGGTGGTATGAGATCATGATCTTGCTATGTGGGCTATTAGTGAATCCAAAAGCAACTGTTGCTTCAATGGGCATTTTGATTCAAACCACTGCATTAATTTACATATTCCCTTCTTCTCTAAGTTTCAGTGTATCAACAAGGGTTGGTAATCAGCTAGGTGCTAACCAGCCCAAGAAAGCAAAGTTTGCAGCCATTGCAGGCCTTTCTTTCAGCTTCATTTTTGGGTTTTCAGCTCTAAGTTTTGCAGTTATGGTCAGGAAGGTGTGGGCTAGCATGTTCACCCAGGACAAAGAGATCATAGCCTTAACATCACTTGTTTTGCCAATAATAGGACTTTGTGAGCTAGGAAATTGCCCACAAACAACCGGCTGTGGAGTCTTAAGAGGGACAGCCAGACCAAAAGTTGGAGCAAACATCAACTTGGGATGTTTCTACCTTGTTGGCATGCCAGTGGCAGTATGGTTAGGATTCTTTACAAGGTTTGATTTTGAAGGGTTATGGTTAGGCCTCTTAGCTGCACAAGGGTCCTGTGCGGTGACCATGTTGTTTGTCTTGGGTAGGACTGATTGGGAACATGAAGCTCAAAGAGCTAAAGAGCTGACAAATGCTTTGGTTCTTGTTGCCAATGTTGATGACAGCCTAGAAGTTGAAGAAAAGAAGCCACCTAAAGCTGAAATCAAGGAGGATTCTTTACATTTATTTGGTGATCGTCAATTAGATAATCTTTATAAACCTTTACCTGTTTAa